A genomic region of Dactylococcopsis salina PCC 8305 contains the following coding sequences:
- a CDS encoding phospholipase D-like domain-containing protein, translating to MLTRLVLVLVSSSLFLTLSSCNRNNSPEIIRPQPLPQDELIKVYFNQNQAEGANYTDPYRNIDRSGDNLEQIIINNIEDAQDTIEIAVQEFRLPKIAQSLAKKQQNGVNIRVIIENDYRRPFSDYSPEEIKQSTGREKNSLQAGFNFIDLNRDGIISQEESKKRDALIILENAGIPILDDTADGTKGSGLMHHKFMIVDGKISLVASNNFTLSGIHGDLEAPNTRGNANNLVTIRNSELASIFQEEFDLMWGDGVGKKPDSVFGVKKGNRMFPPILVGESAVSVHFSPLSKTQSWQDSSNGFIGEKLAKAETSVNFALFVFSEQKIADILAKGYEREVNIKGLIEPSFAYRYYSEGLDMLGVALARNCKFEKNNNPWEAAISTVGIPQLPEGDLLHHKFAVVDEKVVITGSHNWSASANYQNDETVLVIENPTVAAHYQREFERLYDRSVLGIPQWLQERVKEQEKECS from the coding sequence ATGTTAACTCGTTTAGTTTTAGTTTTAGTTTCTAGCAGCTTGTTCCTGACGCTGAGTAGTTGTAACCGAAATAATTCTCCAGAAATTATTCGTCCCCAACCGCTACCACAAGATGAACTCATTAAAGTCTATTTTAATCAGAATCAAGCGGAAGGAGCAAACTATACTGATCCGTATCGTAACATCGATCGAAGCGGTGATAATTTAGAACAGATTATTATTAACAACATTGAAGACGCACAAGACACGATCGAAATCGCAGTTCAAGAATTTCGCCTCCCTAAAATTGCTCAATCTTTAGCAAAAAAACAGCAAAATGGAGTTAACATTAGGGTGATCATAGAAAATGATTATCGTCGCCCTTTTAGTGATTATTCTCCAGAGGAAATCAAGCAATCAACAGGACGAGAAAAAAATAGTTTACAAGCTGGATTTAATTTTATTGATCTCAATAGAGACGGAATCATCAGCCAAGAGGAAAGTAAAAAACGAGATGCTTTAATCATTTTAGAAAATGCAGGAATCCCCATTCTTGATGATACGGCGGACGGAACAAAAGGAAGTGGTTTAATGCACCACAAATTTATGATTGTCGATGGAAAGATCAGCCTTGTTGCTTCCAATAACTTCACTCTCAGTGGGATTCATGGTGATTTAGAAGCCCCTAATACAAGAGGAAATGCAAATAATTTAGTCACTATTCGTAACAGTGAATTAGCTTCGATTTTTCAAGAAGAATTTGATTTAATGTGGGGAGATGGTGTCGGGAAAAAGCCTGATAGTGTTTTTGGAGTTAAGAAGGGAAATCGGATGTTTCCACCGATTTTAGTGGGTGAAAGTGCTGTTTCTGTTCACTTTTCTCCCCTTTCTAAAACCCAGTCTTGGCAAGATAGCAGTAATGGTTTTATTGGTGAAAAGTTAGCCAAAGCAGAAACTTCTGTAAATTTCGCTTTATTTGTTTTCTCTGAGCAGAAAATAGCCGACATTTTAGCGAAAGGTTATGAAAGAGAAGTAAACATTAAGGGATTAATTGAGCCTAGCTTCGCTTATCGTTATTATAGTGAAGGTTTGGATATGTTGGGAGTGGCTTTAGCCCGCAATTGTAAGTTTGAAAAAAATAATAATCCCTGGGAGGCTGCGATTTCTACTGTTGGGATTCCTCAACTTCCTGAAGGCGATTTATTACATCATAAGTTTGCAGTTGTTGATGAAAAAGTAGTGATTACTGGTTCTCATAATTGGTCAGCTTCCGCCAATTATCAGAATGATGAGACAGTTTTAGTGATTGAAAATCCCACAGTAGCGGCGCATTATCAACGGGAATTTGAACGCTTATATGATCGATCGGTTTTAGGGATTCCCCAATGGCTACAAGAAAGAGTTAAAGAACAAGAAAAAGAATGTTCTTAG
- a CDS encoding tetratricopeptide repeat protein has product MEVDMRKLIPFIFGVSVLITPQFSAIGGEAKNQTFTANNEQINTQLLSRGAHYRAWELRGNEALEAGNYDRAIALYDRAIAVDTDQPSAWERRGDALVKKEEYQAAIEAYNEAMNLSTKTETQLETKIEATREKLGDQLSS; this is encoded by the coding sequence ATGGAGGTTGATATGAGAAAACTAATTCCCTTTATCTTCGGTGTCAGTGTGCTAATTACTCCTCAGTTTAGCGCGATCGGGGGTGAAGCAAAAAACCAAACTTTTACCGCTAATAATGAACAAATAAACACGCAATTGTTGTCTCGTGGCGCTCATTATCGCGCTTGGGAGTTAAGAGGAAATGAAGCACTAGAAGCGGGAAACTATGACCGCGCTATTGCATTATACGATCGAGCGATCGCGGTTGACACGGATCAACCTTCCGCGTGGGAACGTCGCGGTGATGCTTTAGTGAAAAAAGAAGAATATCAAGCGGCGATCGAGGCTTATAATGAAGCGATGAACCTATCAACTAAAACCGAAACCCAATTAGAAACTAAAATCGAAGCAACTCGTGAGAAACTCGGTGATCAATTATCCTCCTAA
- a CDS encoding PhzF family phenazine biosynthesis protein gives MNYPFYIVDVFAVAKYTGNQLAVFPQADQISDQQMQEFAKEINFSETTFITTSSPTENEYDVRIFTPNQELPFAGHPTLGTAYIIREYLMSKQEKENQAEITLNLKVGKIPVRLETTEQGEEVLWMQQNQPEFGQSISPETIATVLGISEKDINPNFPIQEVSTGIYFLIVPINRLEVLKQIKVNLEQYYQLIFSLKAKSILVFCPETYSPENDLCVRVFADYLAIPEDPATGSANGCLAAYLFNNNVFPIQGNRLEVKVEQGYEINRPSLLFLQASEDKIKVGGQVKTIAQGNFI, from the coding sequence ATGAATTATCCTTTTTATATTGTTGATGTTTTTGCGGTTGCTAAATATACGGGAAATCAACTCGCTGTGTTTCCTCAAGCTGATCAAATTAGTGACCAGCAAATGCAAGAGTTTGCTAAAGAAATTAATTTTTCAGAAACAACATTTATCACCACTTCTTCTCCCACTGAAAACGAATATGATGTTCGGATTTTTACGCCTAATCAAGAACTTCCCTTCGCTGGACATCCTACTTTAGGAACAGCTTATATTATTCGAGAATATTTGATGTCGAAACAGGAGAAAGAAAACCAAGCTGAGATTACACTTAATTTAAAAGTTGGGAAAATTCCTGTCAGATTAGAAACAACTGAACAAGGGGAAGAAGTGCTTTGGATGCAACAAAATCAGCCTGAATTTGGTCAAAGCATTTCCCCAGAAACGATCGCTACGGTTTTAGGAATTTCTGAAAAGGATATTAATCCTAATTTTCCCATTCAGGAAGTCTCAACAGGGATTTATTTTTTGATCGTACCCATCAATCGTTTAGAAGTCTTAAAACAAATTAAAGTTAACTTAGAACAATATTACCAGTTAATTTTTTCTCTGAAAGCGAAAAGCATTCTCGTGTTTTGTCCTGAAACTTATTCCCCAGAAAATGATTTATGTGTTCGCGTATTTGCGGATTATTTAGCAATACCAGAAGACCCCGCAACTGGAAGCGCTAATGGTTGTTTAGCCGCTTATTTATTTAATAATAATGTTTTTCCTATTCAAGGAAATAGATTAGAAGTTAAGGTGGAACAAGGATATGAAATTAATCGTCCTTCTCTCCTTTTTTTACAAGCAAGTGAAGACAAAATTAAAGTGGGTGGACAAGTAAAAACGATCGCGCAGGGAAATTTTATTTAA
- a CDS encoding DUF3288 family protein, translating into MTEIPEQKHPREKEDHAIIEQMFQEDITDYNLAELARLRIRYKSFPGAKSLQRDLDDLLAKWDLTEELLFEKTRKNHQQRKVYRPADTEEENWL; encoded by the coding sequence ATGACTGAAATTCCTGAACAAAAACATCCTAGAGAAAAGGAAGACCACGCCATCATTGAACAGATGTTTCAAGAAGACATAACCGATTACAATTTAGCAGAATTAGCCCGTTTACGCATTCGTTATAAAAGTTTTCCTGGTGCAAAATCCCTACAGAGAGATCTGGATGATTTATTAGCAAAATGGGATTTAACCGAAGAATTACTGTTTGAAAAAACTCGTAAAAATCATCAGCAAAGAAAGGTTTATCGTCCAGCAGATACGGAAGAAGAAAATTGGCTTTAA
- a CDS encoding cysteine desulfurase family protein, translating into MQRPIYLDCHATTPVDPRVLDAMMPYFTEHFGNPSSVSHAYGWEAEAGVKQAREIIAEAINASPEEIVFTSGATEANNLAIKGVAEAYFSQGQHIITVATEHRAVIDPCKYLESLGFEITFLTVGEDGLIDLDILEKSIRSDTILVSVMAANNEIGVLQPLKEIGALCREKGVLFHTDAAQAIGKIPLDVEAMNINLMSLTAHKLYGPKGIGALYVRRRNPKVYLKSQIQGGGQERELRSGTLYPPQIVGFGKAVALGLAEMETEGERLEKLRDRAMEKLLQLEGVYLNGDRAQRLPNNLNISVAGVDGTALILGLQPVIAVSSGSACSSQSVAPSHVITALGRSKTLANASIRFGMGRFTTAEDIDRAVDHTITTIQSLRKAKQ; encoded by the coding sequence ATGCAACGCCCAATTTATCTTGATTGTCACGCCACCACACCCGTTGATCCTCGTGTTTTAGATGCCATGATGCCTTATTTTACAGAACATTTTGGCAATCCGTCCAGTGTTTCTCATGCCTATGGTTGGGAAGCAGAAGCAGGAGTGAAACAAGCCAGAGAAATCATTGCAGAAGCGATTAATGCTTCACCAGAGGAAATTGTTTTTACCAGTGGCGCAACTGAAGCCAACAACTTAGCAATTAAAGGAGTCGCTGAGGCTTACTTCTCTCAAGGACAGCATATCATTACAGTTGCCACAGAACATCGTGCGGTTATTGATCCTTGTAAATATTTAGAGAGTTTAGGTTTTGAAATTACTTTTCTCACGGTAGGAGAAGACGGATTAATTGATTTAGATATCTTAGAAAAAAGCATTCGTTCTGATACAATTTTAGTGTCGGTAATGGCGGCGAATAATGAAATTGGTGTCTTACAACCGTTAAAAGAAATCGGTGCTTTATGTCGAGAAAAAGGGGTTTTATTTCATACTGACGCAGCACAAGCGATCGGAAAAATTCCCCTCGATGTGGAAGCGATGAACATTAATTTAATGTCATTAACTGCTCATAAATTGTATGGTCCGAAAGGAATTGGGGCGTTATATGTGCGTCGTCGCAACCCTAAAGTCTATCTAAAATCACAAATACAGGGTGGTGGACAAGAGAGAGAATTGCGTTCGGGAACTCTGTATCCTCCCCAAATTGTTGGCTTTGGGAAAGCGGTAGCATTGGGATTAGCAGAAATGGAGACGGAAGGGGAAAGACTGGAAAAACTGCGCGATCGAGCGATGGAAAAGTTATTACAATTAGAAGGAGTTTATCTCAATGGTGATCGCGCCCAACGCCTTCCTAACAACTTAAATATCAGTGTGGCTGGTGTGGATGGAACCGCATTAATTTTAGGATTACAGCCAGTGATTGCGGTTTCTTCTGGTTCGGCTTGTTCCTCTCAATCCGTTGCACCTTCTCATGTTATCACCGCCCTCGGTCGAAGTAAAACCCTTGCTAATGCTTCCATTCGCTTTGGGATGGGACGATTTACCACAGCAGAAGACATCGATCGCGCTGTTGATCATACCATAACAACAATTCAATCTTTACGAAAAGCCAAACAATAA
- a CDS encoding cadherin domain-containing protein, translated as MFISPDYLLPNWQNALTELASSGRLLTAAQEALQLETIPDSLFDQRGSDRVVNGTVDLGAVEVQDEDPGNELPITNEPSADEQYLLELINRMRINPSEELDLLLNAGNPNVDNAISFFEVDIEELQSQWSSLTSVAPLAWSEVLKEAAIGNNDYQVSIDGTGHAPNLGQRFTDAGYNFSRAGENAFAQADSAFQAHAAFAIDWGFTPTGIQDPPGHRNSIMSDSFREVGLEVREEDNPETAVGTVIVSQEFGNRSDFGSPRLLGVVYNDGAIADDDFYTPGEGISDVVITVADQTDSSNIFTTTTREEGGYQIELPSGSYEVTFNGDFNGDGEEDTYNDVVIIEAENVKLDVDNDVQGDENQPPTITPEFFGINADSPVGTVIGEVTATDPDEDELTFEITEGNEDLDGDGEVAFTIDENGEITVNDTDDLDFESQNSFMFGVTVTDEEGLTVTEMITVNLETEPEDPSVLSAVDDLVFGTSNNDTLNAADQNNLYTGNNQITFTGAGEDLVDGSIGGDGSNRNYGGSNADELFAGNNDRLFGEGGNDTLDASQGTGNNRLYGGDDNDDLIAGNNDLLTGGNGDDRLLVRQGGNNLLIGNSGADQFWIATDEIPNSPNTITDFTSGEDAIGFGGFPDLSFNDLIVNQNGENTIIGLEANNPIAELQGVQANTLTENDFVFAAQSPQ; from the coding sequence ATGTTTATTTCCCCTGATTATCTCCTCCCAAATTGGCAAAACGCCTTAACCGAACTCGCCAGCAGTGGACGTTTACTCACCGCCGCCCAAGAGGCTCTACAATTAGAAACGATTCCAGACTCCCTATTTGACCAACGAGGCAGCGATCGCGTGGTTAATGGTACGGTTGACCTGGGTGCAGTAGAAGTTCAAGATGAAGATCCTGGCAATGAACTTCCAATCACGAATGAACCCAGTGCAGATGAGCAGTATTTACTGGAACTAATCAATCGGATGCGAATCAATCCCAGTGAGGAGCTAGATTTATTGCTGAACGCAGGTAATCCTAATGTTGATAATGCCATCAGCTTTTTTGAAGTAGATATTGAGGAGTTACAAAGTCAGTGGAGTTCCCTAACCTCTGTTGCTCCCCTTGCTTGGTCAGAAGTTCTCAAAGAAGCTGCCATTGGTAATAATGACTATCAAGTTAGTATTGATGGTACAGGACACGCTCCTAACTTAGGACAACGTTTTACAGATGCGGGATATAATTTTTCTCGAGCGGGAGAGAATGCCTTTGCTCAAGCCGATTCAGCATTTCAAGCTCACGCTGCCTTTGCAATAGACTGGGGATTTACACCCACTGGGATTCAAGATCCCCCTGGTCACCGCAATAGTATTATGAGTGACAGCTTTCGAGAAGTTGGCTTGGAAGTGAGAGAAGAAGATAATCCAGAGACTGCTGTTGGAACAGTGATTGTCAGCCAAGAATTTGGGAATCGCTCCGATTTTGGTAGTCCTCGATTATTGGGAGTGGTTTACAACGACGGCGCGATCGCGGATGATGATTTTTACACACCAGGAGAAGGCATCAGTGATGTTGTCATTACTGTAGCTGATCAGACTGACTCCAGCAACATCTTTACTACAACCACTCGGGAAGAAGGAGGCTATCAGATTGAGTTACCCAGTGGCAGTTATGAAGTGACATTCAATGGTGACTTTAATGGGGATGGTGAAGAGGACACCTACAATGATGTTGTCATCATAGAAGCAGAGAACGTTAAGTTGGATGTTGATAATGATGTCCAAGGTGATGAAAATCAACCGCCAACCATTACTCCAGAATTCTTTGGCATCAATGCTGACAGTCCAGTGGGAACAGTTATCGGAGAAGTGACGGCAACTGATCCCGATGAAGACGAGTTGACGTTTGAGATTACCGAAGGTAATGAAGACCTAGATGGTGATGGAGAAGTTGCTTTTACCATCGATGAAAATGGAGAAATTACCGTCAACGATACCGACGATCTTGATTTTGAAAGCCAGAACAGTTTCATGTTTGGTGTCACAGTAACCGATGAAGAAGGACTGACTGTTACAGAAATGATTACTGTGAATTTGGAAACAGAACCAGAAGACCCATCTGTTCTTAGTGCTGTCGATGATTTGGTCTTCGGAACTTCTAATAACGACACCCTCAATGCGGCTGATCAAAATAATCTTTACACAGGGAATAACCAAATCACCTTCACTGGCGCTGGGGAAGACCTTGTTGATGGTTCGATCGGGGGAGATGGTTCTAACCGTAATTATGGTGGCAGCAATGCTGATGAATTATTTGCAGGGAACAACGATCGTCTTTTTGGAGAAGGCGGTAACGACACCCTAGATGCTTCTCAAGGAACGGGTAATAACCGACTTTATGGAGGCGACGACAATGATGATCTCATTGCAGGAAATAATGATTTACTAACAGGTGGGAATGGAGACGATCGTCTTCTCGTGCGACAAGGCGGAAACAATCTTCTGATTGGCAATAGCGGCGCTGATCAATTCTGGATTGCTACTGATGAAATTCCCAACTCTCCTAACACCATTACCGATTTTACATCAGGAGAAGACGCGATCGGTTTTGGTGGTTTCCCAGACCTTTCTTTTAATGATCTCATTGTGAATCAAAATGGAGAAAACACAATCATTGGTTTAGAGGCTAACAATCCGATCGCTGAATTACAAGGGGTACAAGCCAATACCTTAACCGAAAATGACTTTGTTTTTGCAGCACAGTCTCCCCAGTAG